The proteins below come from a single Zea mays cultivar B73 chromosome 8, Zm-B73-REFERENCE-NAM-5.0, whole genome shotgun sequence genomic window:
- the LOC100281565 gene encoding LEC14B, producing MGYGMSRLDDEYYEAEGQNTGGSGSVQVNDEFATLHNDIFHMTRMRSGLTESYKSMGTNRGIISTAKLLSRREIDCSGKGMFSSGDRAFVLGRHVPMNNPELLDRMDSRAYVSQFSADGTLFVAGFQGSHIRIYDVDRGWSIHKDIHARCLRWTISDVSLSPDQRYLAYSSLAPIIHIVNVGNAARESYANVTDIHDGLDFSQHEDVQYSFGIFSVKFSSDGRELVAGSNDDSIYVYDLHANKLTLRLSAHTSDVNTVAFADETGHLIYSGSDDTLCKVWDRRCLSAGQAAGVLTGHLHGITHIDSRGDGRSFISNGKDQAIKLWDIRKMMSNADSCADGAPAWDYRYSRYPHQHKQLKHPHDQSIATYRGHTVLRTLIRCYFSPSYSTGQKYIYTGSYDSNVCIYDVVSGSQVAKLKWHQMAIRDCSWHPFEPTLVSSSWDGRVVKWTSARDEGASDVD from the exons ATGGGTTATGGCATGAGTAGGCTAGACGATGAATACTATGAGGCTGAAGGGCAGAATACTGGTGGATCTGGCTCAGTTCAAGTGAACGATGAGTTTGCAACACTACATAATGATATTTTTCATATGACCCGAATGAGATCAGGACTTACTGAAAGCTACAAGTCCATGGGTACCAACAGAGGCATAATATCAACTGCCAAGTTATTATCTCGAAGGGAAATTGATTGTTCTGGAAAGGGGATGTTCTCTTCTGGTGACCGTGCATTTGTTCTAGGTCGTCATGTTCCGATGAACAATCCTGAATTATTGGATAGGATGGATTCTCGTGCTTACGTTTCACAGTTTTCTGCTGATGGTACTCTTTTTGTTGCTGGTTTTCAG GGAAGTCACATAAGAATATACGATGTTGATAGAGGCTGGAGCATACACAAAGACATTCATGCTAGGTGTTTAAGATGGACAATCAGTGATGTATCCTTATCACCTGATCAGCGGTATCTT GCCTACTCTAGTCTGGCACCTATTATCCATATTGTCAATGTTGGGAATGCGGCAAGAGAATCCTATGCTAACGTCACT GACATCCATGATGGATTGGATTTTTCACAGCATGAAGATGTTCAATATTCATTTGGAATATTTTCTGTAAAATTTTCCTCTGATGGACGGGAACTTGTTGCTGGCAGCAATGATGACTCAATATATGTCTATGATCTTCATGCAAACAAATTGACATTACGTTTATCTGCTCATACA TCTGATGTCAATACAGTAGCATTTGCTGATGAAACCGGCCATCTCATATATTCTGGAAGTGACGACACTTTATGCAAG GTCTGGGACAGGCGGTGTTTGTCCGCAGGACAGGCTGCCGGAGTTTTGACTGGACATTTGCATGGGATAACACATATTGATAGTCGTGGAGATGGCCGAAGTTTCATATCCAATGGAAAAGATCAAGCAATCAAACTGTGGGATATCAGGAAAATGATGTCCAATGCTGATAG TTGTGCAGATGGAGCCCCAGCCTGGGACTACAGATATTCAAGGTATCCGCATCAACATAAACAGTTAAAGCATCCGCATGATCAGTCAATAGCGACGTACCGTGGACATACAGTCCTCCGGACATTGATCCGTTGCTACTTTTCTCCTTCGTATAG CACTGGGCAAAAGTACATATATACAGGGTCGTATGATTCCAATGTTTGCATCTATGATGTG GTAAGTGGATCCCAGGTTGCGAAGCTGAAATGGCATCAAATGGCGATTCGGGACTGCAGTTGGCACCCATTTGAGCCCACGCTTGTGAGCTCATCCTGGGACGGCCGGGTAGTGAAATGGACCAGCGCACGTGATGAAGGGGCTTCTGATGTCGATTGA